One part of the Oncorhynchus clarkii lewisi isolate Uvic-CL-2024 chromosome 7, UVic_Ocla_1.0, whole genome shotgun sequence genome encodes these proteins:
- the LOC139414091 gene encoding protein downstream neighbor of son homolog, with protein MSQQAGYSPSFKRPAEILRMRRKRARSEGVSSSGRGAIASPCEGASISAVRPFSPGPLFGQGRSGGGVKRRNPFASIENTFSSPAKKKVFIYTDDDDSSDSVKPGGSAGVEGEKSPTRTLPFSERLLQAEKLSKDVPGKKPTSLSEDDSLFEDEDLFQEERTPILKSPQAGAVTSIAPPACVEYPADWSLKTCLLFTSLLPFSWAVQPRATEEAQGLTQHCRGQYTTIPQSIQDPRTSAELRCGFQQCLQFWQHPSLSWLSLFPRIGAERSFTGKNVPWAQDMALQQSLMSEWSVSLSSLYSLLKARLCPYFYVCSYQFTALFRASGLAGNSNITALLTPTTRGLREAMKADGIEFTLPLLEERRKSKEQGSTAHNQETDGEEEETQSEASDKEDDDDDDDGGFSWLTEMGVQDKIKKPDNISIKLHKERNSVCLDHKPESVVCVSGTHTFTLINFLINCKSLVAGAGSQAGLPPTLLAPTAFRGATLHSLKARSVNVKTQVRAGYQDVCSLEVTGPIMPHSLHALTRMLRPAQRGGFSTALYTHEPTAVLNTHTTTREQAEQAVELDECGLHPSTIQQLQEPSTLGKSPLRQLHLNNYSYTWKS; from the exons ATGTCACAACAAGCTGGTTACTCACCTAGTTTCAAAAGACCAGCTGAAATCCTGcgaatgcggaggaagagagcCCGCAGCGAGGGTGTCAGTTCTAGCGGCCGAGGCGCGATTGCCAGCCCGTGTGAGGGTGCCTCTATATCCGCTGTTCGACCATTCTCCCCAGGACCCCTGTTCGGCCAGGGTCGCTCTGGAGGGGGAGTGAAGCGGAGAAATCCATTTGCTAGCATCGAGAACACCTTCAGCAGCCCAGCGAAGAAGAAAGTCTTTATTTACACTGACGATGACGACTCGTCGGATTCTGTGAAGCCGGGCGGCTCTgcaggagtggagggagagaagtcACCAACAAGAACGCTGCCATTTAGTGAACGACTTCTCCAGGCAGAAAAACTAAGCAAAGACGTGCCCGGCAAG AAACCAACTTCTCTGTCTGAAGACGACTCACTGTTTGAAGATGAGGATTTGTTCCAGGAGGAGAGAACACCCATACTGAAG AGTCCCCAGGCTGGTGCAGTAACCTCCATAGCACCCCCTGCGTGTGTGGAGTACCCTGCAGACTGGAGCCTGAAGACGTGTCTCCTTTTCACCTCCCTGCTCCCCTTCTCCTGGGCTGTACAGCCCAGAGCTACAGAGGAGGCCCAGGGTCTTACCCAGCACTGTAGAGGACagtacaccactataccacagaGTATACAG gacCCTCGGACATCTGCTGAGCTACGATGTGGGTTCCAGCAGTGTCTGCAGTTCTGGCAGCACCCGTCCCTGTCCTGGCTCTCTCTGTTCCCCCGGATAGGAGCAGAGAGAAGCTTCACTGGCAAGAACGTCCCCTGGGCCCAGGACATGGCACTTCAACAGAGCCTCATGAGTGAATG gtcAGTGAGCCTGTCTTCCCTGTACAGTCTATTGAAGGCCAGACTATGTCCATATTTCTATGTGTGTTCCTACCAGTTCACTGCTCTTTTCAGAGCCTCAGGACTGGCGGGGAACAGCAACATCACTGCACTACTCACCCCAACCACCAGGGGGCTCAGAGAGGCCATGAAGGCTGATG GTATTGAGTTCACACTCCCCCtgctggaagagaggaggaagagcaagGAGCAGGGATCAACCGCACACAAccaggagacagatggagaggaggaggagacacagtCTGAAGCCAGTGACAAGgaagacgatgatgatgatgacgatggtgGGTTTTCCTGGCTGACGGAGATGGGAGTGCAGGATAAGATTAAGAAACCAGACAACATCTCCATCAAACTGCACAAAGAGCGCAACTCGGTGTGTTTAGACCACAAACCAGAGTCTGTAGTCTGTGTGTCGGGAACGCACACCTTCACTCTCATCAACTTCCTCATCAACTGTAAGAGCCTGGTGGCAGGGGCTGGATCACAGGCAGGCCTGCCCCCCACCCTACTGGCCCCTACAGCCTTCAGAGGAGCTACGCTACACTCACTCAAG gCGCGTAGCGTGAACGTGAAGACCCAGGTGCGTGCTGGGTACCAGGATGTGTGCAGTCTAGAGGTGACGGGACCCATAATGCCTCATTCTCTCCACGCCCTGACCCGCATGCTTCGGCCTGCTCAGAGAGGAGGCTTCAGCaccgcactctacacacacgaaCCCACCGCtgtcctcaacacacacaccaccaccagggaacag gctGAGCAGGCTGTAGAGCTGGATGAATGTGGTCTTCATCCCAGCACCATCCAGCAGCTCCAGGAGCCCTCTACCTTGGGGAAGTCTCCCCTCAGACAGCTCCATTTGAACAACTACTCCTACACATGGAAGTCCTGA
- the LOC139412896 gene encoding uncharacterized protein translates to MIFLGFLVILTSVQAVSVPTFSSVYELKVGYGDNVTLPCNFSSYLGQEDEGEVRWEAMGQEVASMEVGNILGEARWDDGAKGVEVKTTLGFSSRVEFPPAERMSDGDFSMTIQETVLSDEEMYECIWLGRKTISTVWLKVQEPDPPRSITLFKGSPVTLPCYGVIPKTQPTSQIYVQWLKDDVEIMTLNPGPDDKGPKEEDLRLSLPPNNLLENGDLSLFIYKTELKDQGVYRCFYKSRGFEDPKSGIPEGVSLTILDPYTDLYNLTGTENVTSSSDFSGTSGDSENPITFFTLVTQDKEDMQVTSPEPILGQTEMTPSSPDATFEDPEDVLAVWAKTLPLVRIGIITGVLLVTALIFFPLLALNKIPS, encoded by the exons ATGATTTTTTTAGGCTTCTTGGTGATTTTGACGTCAGTCCAAGCTG TGTCTGTGCCTACCTTCTCTTCCGTGTATGAGCTGAAGGTGGGGTACGGAGACAATGTCACCCTCCCCTGTAACTTTTCCTCCTACCTGGGCcaggaggatgagggggaggTCCGCTGGGAGGCCATGGGGCAGGAGGTCGCCTCTATGGAGGTTGGGAACATCCTTGGTGAGGCCAGATGGGACGACGGGGCCAAGGGGGTGGAGGTCAAAACGACACTGGGGTTCTCTTCCCGGGTGGAATTCCCCCCAGCAGAGAGGATGAGCGATGGAGACTTCTCTATGACCATCCAGGAGACAGTGCTGAGCGATGAGGAGATGTACGAGTGTATCTGGCTGGGCCGCAAGACCATCTCTACGGTCTGGCTCAAGGTTCAGG agcccgACCCTCCACGCTCTATCACGCTGTTCAAGGGAAGCCCGGTCACTCTGCCCTGCTACGGTGTCATCCCCAAGACCCAGCCCACCAGCCAGATCTACGTCCAATGGCTGAAGGACGATGTGGAGATCATGACCCTTAACCCTGGCCCAGACGACAAGGGACCTAAGGAAGAagacctccgtctctctctcccacccaacAACCTGCTGGAGAATGGTGACCTGTCCTTGTTTATCTACAAGACGGAGCTCAAAGACCAGGGAGTCTATCGCTGCTTCTACAAGTCCAGGGGCTTCGAGGACCCTAAGAGTGGGATACCAGAGGGTGTCTCTCTGACCATCCTAGATCCATACACTGACTTATATAACTTAACAG GAACAGAGAATGTCACCAGTAGCTCAGACTTCAGTGGGACTAGCGGTGACAGTGAGAACCCAATAACATTCTTCACTTTGGTGACCCAAGATAAGGAGGATATGCAAG tGACATCACCTGAGCCAATACTAGGGCAGACAGAGATGACACCATCATCACCTGACGCAACCTTCG AGGATCCAGAAGACGTGTTGGCAGTGTGGGCAAAGACCCTTCCGCTAGTGCGTATCGGGATAATCACCGGGGTTCTGCTGGTTACAGCTCTGATCTTCTTCCCTCTGCTGGCTCTCAACAAGATCCCATCCTAG